DNA from Campylobacter sp. RM5004:
GTCCTGATAAAGATAAAGAAGGTTATTATGCTGCTCAAACTGCTTTGCCTGTTGCTGCACTTGCAATATCGCAATTAATTGAAGATGGCTTCTTAAAGCCTAGTTATAATAGAATTGATTAATACTTCTTATATAAAATCTCTTTAAAAACGGATATATAATGCAAGATATTAAAAATAAAATGATAGCTTTTGCTAATGAAGTAACGGCTAATTTTAATGGAGCGGTTTTAGGTCTTAGCGGTGGCCTTGATAGTGCTATTGTGTTAAGAATTTTAAGTGAATGTGATAAAAAACCGCATTGTCTTATAATGCCAACAAATATTTCAAATAAAAACAATCTTGAAGATGCTATTAATTTAGCTAAAACTTATGCTTTAAGATATGAAATTATAAATATTCAAGGCATTTTAGATGAGTTTATTAAGGCTAGTAATTCTAAAGATAAGGTTTTAATAGGTAATTTTGCAGCTAGAATTAGAATGAGTTTATTGTATGATTATTCAGCTAAACATAATTTATTAGTTGCAGGCACTAGTAATAAAAGTGAATTAATGCTAGGATATG
Protein-coding regions in this window:
- the nadE gene encoding NAD(+) synthase, which produces MQDIKNKMIAFANEVTANFNGAVLGLSGGLDSAIVLRILSECDKKPHCLIMPTNISNKNNLEDAINLAKTYALRYEIINIQGILDEFIKASNSKDKVLIGNFAARIRMSLLYDYSAKHNLLVAGTSNKSELMLGYGTIWGDLACAFNILGDFYKSELFEFARFLNIPNNIISKKPSADLFEGQDDESDIGYTYAEIDEFLKNYENNIIDNNYIKLLDRINKNKFKRENIKIFRRS